The Elusimicrobiota bacterium genome includes the window CAGCAAATTCAGGTAAAGGTGTTGCGTGTCTCTACGGCAATTATGCCGGGGATAATATGAACGTCAAGATGGCGAGAGAGTTTGCTGAAGAGGAAGGTATTACCGTAAAAACTGTTGTTGCAAACGATGATGTAGCATCCGCACCAAAGACTGAGATGCACAAACGCCGCGGGGTTGCGGGTGAAATACTTATGTGGAAAGTTGGTGGTGCGAAAGCTGCAAAAGGCGGCTCGCTCGATGAAGTAATCACAGCAGCGCAAAAAGCGATTAGTAATACGCGTAGTGTTGGTATTGGGCTTACCCCATGTACAATTCCCGCGGTGGGCAAGCCAAATTTTAAGATCGCGGATGGAACAATGGAGCTCGGTATCGGGCATCATGGCGAGCCTGGGATAAAGGTTACTGACCTAAAATCTGCTGATGAGATGGCAGCGATGATGTTAGACATTATTCTTCCAGATTACCCGTTTGTTAAAGGTGATGATGTGGTGGTACTGGTTTCCGGCCTTGGTGCAACGCCTGTGATGGAACTATATATTCTCTTCAATAAAGTTGCTGATATTTTGAAGGAAAAAGGGATTAGTATCCATAAATCGTATGTCGGTAACTACTTCACGTCGTTAGAGATGATGGGTGTGACATTAACCGTCATGAAACTAGATGCTGAACTAAAAGGCCTTATTGACGAAGAAGCTAACTGTATGGGTTTACGCCAGTTTAGGGGTTAATATAGATTATACGGGCTCAAGAAAACGTATTAAAGAGTTTGAGAATAAAAGGAGTGTGTTTCAATGGCTGACAAGTTTACGAATGATGCCGGTAGCGCGGTAGTGTTTGGGTTGATCCAAACTATTCAGGATAATACGAAGTATCTTAGTGAAGTTGATGGCGCGATTGGGGATGGTGACCACGGGGTTAATATGAATAAAGGGTTCACGATGTGCCAAAAACGGTTGGAGAACACAAAAGTAACTCTTTCCTCCGGGTTGAACACACTTGGAAAAATATTGGTGATGGAAATCGGCGGGTCCATGGGCCCGTTGTACGGAACTATTTTTATTGAAATGTCAAAAGCGTGTAAGGATAAGGCGGAGATTGACAAAACTGTTTACGGTAATGTCTTCACCGCTGCGCTTACGGGATTACAGGCGCTGGTACAGGCAAAGGTTGGGGATAAAACGTTGATGGATACTCTTATCCCTGCAGTGGAAGCATACAACGCAGCGCTTGCGCAGAATAAAAGTTTTGAGGAATGCCTGTCTGCACTAAAAACTGCA containing:
- a CDS encoding dihydroxyacetone kinase subunit DhaK produces the protein GHKPAFVGYVGKNMVDAVAVGEIFSSPTAKAFFDAFKAANSGKGVACLYGNYAGDNMNVKMAREFAEEEGITVKTVVANDDVASAPKTEMHKRRGVAGEILMWKVGGAKAAKGGSLDEVITAAQKAISNTRSVGIGLTPCTIPAVGKPNFKIADGTMELGIGHHGEPGIKVTDLKSADEMAAMMLDIILPDYPFVKGDDVVVLVSGLGATPVMELYILFNKVADILKEKGISIHKSYVGNYFTSLEMMGVTLTVMKLDAELKGLIDEEANCMGLRQFRG
- the dhaL gene encoding dihydroxyacetone kinase subunit DhaL is translated as MADKFTNDAGSAVVFGLIQTIQDNTKYLSEVDGAIGDGDHGVNMNKGFTMCQKRLENTKVTLSSGLNTLGKILVMEIGGSMGPLYGTIFIEMSKACKDKAEIDKTVYGNVFTAALTGLQALVQAKVGDKTLMDTLIPAVEAYNAALAQNKSFEECLSALKTAAENGKNSTKDMVAKIGRASRLGERSRGVLDAGATSCNLILQSMADTALLLLKKS